A single region of the Malaclemys terrapin pileata isolate rMalTer1 chromosome 4, rMalTer1.hap1, whole genome shotgun sequence genome encodes:
- the IGF2 gene encoding insulin-like growth factor II codes for MSGAERYMDECYSHPALLQVCTQEVESSSGSLKVQRMCASRRILLLALTFLAYTVDSTLAYGTAETLCGGELVDTLQFVCGDRGFYFSRPVGRNNRRFNRGIVEECCFRSCDLALLETYCAKSVKSERDLSSSSLVVLPALSKDSFQKPSHAKYSKYDVWQKKSSQRLQRGVPSIFRARRYRWQAEGLQASDETKVHRPLISLPSQKPLVVQVSSETSGNRK; via the exons ATGTCAGGAGCAGAGAGATACATGGATGAATGCTACAGTCACCCAGCTTTACTCCAGGTCTGCACACAAGAAGTTGAAAGTAGCAGTGGAAGTTTAAAG GTGCAGAGGATGTGCGCCTCTAGGCGGATACTGCTGCTCGCACTCACCTTCCTGGCATACACGGTGGACTCCACGTTGGCATATGGCACTGCTGAAACGCTCTGTGGTGGGGAACTAGTAGACACACTGCAGTTTGTCTGTGGGGACAGGGGTTTCTACTTCA GTAGACCCGTGGGACGAAATAACAGAAGATTCAACCGTGGCATAGTGGAGGAGTGCTGTTTTCGGAGCTGCGACCTTGCTCTTTTGGAAACGTACTGCGCAAAGTCTGTTAAGTCTGAGCGGGACCTCTCGTCCTCTTCTCTTGTGGTCCTACCAGCACTAAGCAAG GATAGCTTTCAAAAACCTTCACATGCCAAGTACTCCAAATATGATGTGTGGCAGAAAAAGAGCTCACAGCGCCTACAACGGGGAGTTCCCAGCATCTTCCGCGCTCGCAGGTACCGGTGGCAAGCCGAAGGGCTGCAAGCATCTGATGAAACCAAGGTGCATCGTCCCCTCATCTCCCTGCCCAGCCAGAAGCCCCTGGTAGTGCAAGTTTCCTCAGAAACATCAGGCAACCGGAAATGA